The following coding sequences are from one Diadema setosum chromosome 9, eeDiaSeto1, whole genome shotgun sequence window:
- the LOC140232720 gene encoding hyalin-like: MALSDKYHFSSTLDTTPPVIDGCPSNIAIEAANGASDVSVTWVEPTATDDSGSVSLTQTAIPGDIFPLGSTEVTYTFSDPSGNSATCSFSVVVSVASGDTISPVITGCPSDINLDLPSDFLSSVSVSWTEPTATDDSGFVSSTSTHQPGDIFDVGSQTTVTYTFSDEAGNTAICAFDVIVSSATPLDTTPPVIDGCPSNIAIEAANGASDVSVTWVEPTATDDSGSVSLTQTAIPGDIFPLGSTEVTYTFSDPSGNSATCSFSVVVSVASGDTISPVITGCPSDINLDLPSDFLSSVSVSWTEPTATDDSGFVSSTSTHQPGDIFDVGSQTTVTYTFSDEAGNTAICAFDVIVSSGMSFRTTFMKRKKT; the protein is encoded by the exons ATGGCTTTATCTGACAAATATCATTTCTCCT CTACGTTAGACACCACACCCCCAGTGATTGATGGGTGTCCGTCCAACATAGCGATTGAAGCAGCAAATGGAGCCAGTGATGTTTCAGTCACGTGGGTCGAGCCGACGGCCACGGACGACTCTGGCTCAGTGAGCTTGACTCAGACAGCCATCCCCGGAGACATTTTCCCTCTGGGGTCCACAGAAGTGACATACACATTTTCTGATCCATCAGGAAATTCAGCAACCTGTTCGTTCAGTGTTGTAGTGTCTG TGGCCAGTGGTGACACAATAAGTCCGGTCATCACAGGATGTCCGTCCGACATAAACCTTGATCTCCCCTCCGATTTCCTCTCGTCCGTCTCGGTGTCGTGGACGGAGCCCACGGCCACGGATGACTCTGGTTTTGTCTCGTCCACATCGACGCACCAGCCGGGTGACATCTTTGATGTCGGATCTCAGACAACTGTGACCTACACGTTCAGTGATGAAGCTGGAAACACTGCGATATGTGCCTTTGATGTGATTGTTTCTTCTG CCACCCCATTGGATACCACACCCCCAGTGATTGATGGGTGTCCGTCCAACATAGCGATTGAAGCAGCAAATGGAGCCAGTGATGTTTCAGTCACGTGGGTCGAGCCGACGGCCACGGACGACTCTGGCTCAGTGAGCTTGACTCAGACAGCCATCCCCGGAGACATTTTCCCTCTGGGGTCCACAGAAGTGACGTACACATTTTCAGATCCATCGGGAAATTCAGCAACCTGTTCGTTCAGTGTTGTAGTGTCTG TGGCCAGTGGTGACACAATAAGTCCGGTCATCACAGGATGTCCGTCCGACATAAACCTTGATCTCCCCTCCGATTTCCTCTCGTCCGTCTCGGTGTCGTGGACGGAGCCCACGGCCACGGACGATTCTGGTTTTGTCTCGTCCACATCGACGCACCAGCCAGGTGACATCTTTGATGTCGGATCTCAGACAACTGTGACCTACACGTTCAGTGATGAAGCTGGAAACACTGCGATATGTGCCTTTGATGTGATTGTTTCTTCTGGTATGTCTTTCCGAACAACTTtcatgaagagaaagaaaacataa